The Methanofollis sp. region CCGGCAAATACTCCTTCGTCACGAAGTCCAGCCCCTGGCTTGCAAACGCCTGCTGTTCCGCCTTCAGCCCCATCTCGAGCTGCAACCCGATCTGCTCCCGCCAGTAGTCTGTCGCGAACCGCGGGTCAGTCAACTCCGCCTTCAGGGCCGCCACGTCCTGCTCTGAGAGGTGGTCGGACGGGAGATCATAATCCCGAATATCAGAAGGCTGCACCCCGATGAACTGCGCCTGCGGCGTCGCCAGCAGTTCGGACATGTGCGCCGCCTTGATCGAGCCGTACGCCACCGAGGCATAGATGCGGTACGACCAGGGGTCGCCGTCGGTGAAGACGACGATCGGGAGCTTGAACTCCTCGTTGATGCGCTTGAGGAGCCGCCGCGTCGAGCGCGCGGGCTGGCCCTTCAGGTGGACGAGGGCCGCGCCGTACTCGTCGTCGAAACCGTTCTCGATGAGGCGCGCGTACATACCGCCCGTCTCCAGGGCGATGACGAATTTGGCGTCATGGTCCAGGAAGTCGAGGGCGTCGACATTGTTCGGGATCTGGTAGCCGGTCTCGCCCACGTCGTCCTGGCAGTGGATCTCCCGCACGCCCCGCCGCGTCTTCTCCCTGATCCTGATAGGCCCGAAGATCGAGGCCCCGTCCTCCTCCGGGCGGAG contains the following coding sequences:
- a CDS encoding DNA topoisomerase IV subunit A yields the protein MEALGLEKLKAIAERWYDQLSDGRVPSIALPTRTKQNIAYDEESEVWKYGDKESMRSAATAKGAVHLLKMAYVIGFLKQQLAENRSSTLREMYYISEGWKQAKFGAQDESNKLVEDLEILTDIQREVYHLRPEEDGASIFGPIRIREKTRRGVREIHCQDDVGETGYQIPNNVDALDFLDHDAKFVIALETGGMYARLIENGFDDEYGAALVHLKGQPARSTRRLLKRINEEFKLPIVVFTDGDPWSYRIYASVAYGSIKAAHMSELLATPQAQFIGVQPSDIRDYDLPSDHLSEQDVAALKAELTDPRFATDYWREQIGLQLEMGLKAEQQAFASQGLDFVTKEYLPARVSEMGVL